Sequence from the Mixophyes fleayi isolate aMixFle1 chromosome 4, aMixFle1.hap1, whole genome shotgun sequence genome:
GGGaggaaacaaagagaaaacagAGCTTGTAGGAAAAAAAAGAGTTATACAGGAGTTAAAGTTTATATCTGTGTCTCAAAACATGGCTCCTTCGTCCTCCTTGATCAGAAAGTAGACGGTCACTGGTCCACAGCTGGTAGGGACAGTCTCAGTAACTCGGGCAAAAAGCCAGGATCCCAGGCCATACATAAGAGTAGGGATCCCTGCCAAGCGTACACAGACCAATCAGAATCAGTCGCCAAGCCCAGAAAAAGAacattatcataatcatcatcatgtaCTTCTCTGCATTCACATACCACCACTTCTGGCTCCCCATTATTGTGCTATCAATGAAAggataactttattttatttatttatgttacaaGCATCTCTGCAGTTTTACTAATGAAAGGCAGCCAGAGAGATAATAATGCGATTAATATGAAACTCATAATAACCCGCTAACATAATGGGCTGTTCTAACCAACGGCAGCAAGGGAGATTTTAATAAGCTGCGATAATAAAGCAAAGTAATTAATCCCAGCCATATGGATAAGCAGCCACAGGAAGCCATGCTCCACATATTCTGTTTGAAAAGACAATTGATGGCCTTTATAAAGCTAAATATTTAATAAGCCTTGGGTGGGAGGCAGGATGGAGTGTGTGGGGTGTAATTACAGCATCTCTCCATCACTTACCTAGATTTATGGCTTTCAGTGTGGTAAAGAAGTGGTTGTGGAGATGCAGGTcctggggggcagcacgggagcaGTGATATTTAATAAAAGGGAAGCAGCCCGTCCTGAGGACATGGTAATTTGTGCCGTTCACTTCCCAGTTAAAGTTAGATAAAGCAAACTGGTCATTGTTGACAGTGCTGTACTTCACACAGAAAGAAGTCCAGTGTGGCAAGTTCCGCCGTAGAAGGTGCTGGGTCAGAACCTCAGAGGCGTTGGGACGAGTCTGCCCGAAAGATCCTGCCGGGAAGAGGAGTATTCGTAACAAGACATTGTGGGCTGTTCTCACCAGAAGCATGTCTGCAAGACAGAAAGAGAGCTAATACGTTATGCAAAGAGAGAAACACaaaggtttaataaaaaaaaaaaaaaatcacacacacaaatgaGGGTGCAAGATGTGGTCAAGAATCATTCTGAATCACAGTTTACATACAATCCAGGAGCACAGGTATCCACTATGTGTAGGGGCAATATGGGGCTCACAACTTTTgtgcattttattacattattattcatttttggtTCTTGTATCTGGTCCTCTTTCCCATAAGGTCCCTCTGACAATAAAGGTGATCACCAGACTCTTTAAAGGTTAAGATTGGCAAGTTAGAAAGCTGCAATTAATCCAGTGTACACTTCACACAATGGTGAACGTCAGCTCCCCCTAAGAAGTTTTCACTTATAGTTTTAGTTCATGTTCTAATCAGATAAGCCTTACTCTTCCTCCTATTTGTACTTTAATACAATTTAAGCTATTACCATTCCATAAGACATTGGGTCTGACTAAGCAagatataaaatttatatatttaaaaatatgctcTCAAAATCCTATCACCGTTatcatgtatttgcacctgctcttgagctggtgcaaaagataTTTATCTCCTGACAGGCATTTATGAGTCTCCGTGCTGGTCTGCCACAACCACATTTGTGTGAATACTCCCTTCCTGTGTTCTGCCTATGCTAGGCCTCCGTTGTCTCCCCTGTCCTGCCTATCCAATTGTAAGGAGGTGCAAGACGCGCACAACTGTGTATGTGCAgtctctttgtgggcatgtggTGTGCAAATTTTCAAAATTTACGCTTAGCAAACGGGTGTACGTCCAACAcagcatcaggcccattgtttcacAATGGGTGCATAATCATCTTCAGACTTTTGCCAGTATAAAAACTACATGCACATACCATAGGTTCAGTAGATTCTTTATAGATAGGAATTTGACACTAATGTGCAAATGACAGTAGCCAGTAACCACAGAAGAGCGTATAAAAAAACCAAGATAAAGGATCCTTTGATGCTCATTACCTGGCTCTGTTAAAACATGAAGgttgtgatcatcatcatcaacatttatttatataacgccagcaaattccgtagcgctttacaattggagcaGTCTTCTCTTCTCTTTATGAGCAGAAGAAAGAGAAAGGATCTTGCTCTGTAAATTACAGAGGTAAAGCCAACCTTGTTTGTGTCTGGCTATGATTAATATAGAGCAGCACCTGCCATTTTTAGTGCAGTAAATAAAACAGGGAGTCAATTAATTATCAGACTCCAAGAGACCCAGAAATCTCAACAAATAACAGAAAAGTATCCTTTTTTGCTATGGAAACACAAACTTATGGAAGAAAAGAAGGATACAATAACAAACGTGTTCAAAATTCTACAATTAAATGAACAGTAAGTACAAATAACTTCTAAAAACACAACAAACTGAGACTTATCTATGAACAGGAACATAGACAAGTTTAAAAGTCCCCTCTCTCCACCCTCCTCAGTGCATTTACAAGAACtgtccaaatacatttttttggttgCATGTGTTCATTAGGGTAGGAAAACTTTGTGCTGTCCTGGTAAATTCATGGAAAACTTAATACAAAGTCTAACTTTTCATTTCATTCCCAGTACAGCATCCACCCTGAGAAGATCATTGATTAATTTAGGGCGTGACAACTGCCTATAAGACTTTTAGTCTAAAAGCCAATTCTTGATTAGACTAGGTATCTTGTGGATACTGGTACAGGCAGAGGCCCAGTAAGTCAGATTCACCGAGCCCCCAGCAATCTCCACCCAGAATGTGGATACTGCTATAGTTGTGTTTTATTACTTCTGGTACCTTGTTGTTAGTCATCTTGTAAACATCCTGCAACTGAAACTACCTTCCCTTAGCATTTGCCTCTGAAGGGAAGTATTGAATCAAACCTCTCCTCCCACATGAGCAATGAAAACTCATTTCTTTCTAACTGGAAGGGGTGTGTATATGAAGGAAGAATGACCTACTGAACCCTGTGGAATCTTGAGACTACTTTAGGAAGAAATGCTGGATCAAGTCTGATAATACCTCAATCGTTAAGGATTGTAATAAATGGCTGTCttccagaaaataaaaaacaacctaTGTCTCCCTTACCTACTGGCTGATGTGATAGCCAGTAGGAAGGCAAACTTTATTACAATGTCCTGCAGTGGCTTAAAGCAGGAGTGTCAAAGTTGCAGCTCACAGGCTGCACGCACCTCAAACCTCTATTTTTGCAGCCCTAACAGAGCCGCTGGCCCAGGAAACAAAAGTACTAGCTGCAACTAGTCTCAACATTCAGATCTGGATGAGTTACTAGATCCAGTACAATCAGGTCTTTGTAGTACTCATGGATCTTCCTAGCTGCCAAGGAGATCTTCCTAGACTTCCAATCATGACAACTCACAGCTTATCTTGCTGGATCTTTCTGATCACCTTGGCAGTAAGGAAAAGTGGTGGAAAGGTATAAGCAAACAGGAAGGCCCTAGGGGGGTTTAGAGGGAGGAAAACGCATTTTCTCTTGTGGCACCATTTTTGCTTATTTATATCTTCTAATATTAGATGCTACTCTGTCTTGTTTATATACTTTTCTGCTTAAAAAGTCGGTATTTATGCTGCAAGAGAGAAGGTTACTTTTTTTTGTACAAGCAAACAACCTCATTGGTAAATTCTGTCGTTTCCAGCTTCTGCTTCCTCCCAGTTTATAGGTATATGAAACACTCATAATGTGGTTGGTCTACACTTCAATGTGTTTCATGAagttcttggggtatatttactaaactgcagctttgaaaaagagatgttgcctatagcaaccagattctacctttcattgtgtagaatgcactaaataaatgaaagcaagaatctgattggttgctataggcaacatctccactttttcaaacccgctggttagtaaatataccccctggtctttgaAGCTCTTCAGTGCTTTCCAGATTGCCAACAGTTTCCTGTCATTTGAGGACAGAAATCTCTGATTTTCTATCCAGATTCACCAAACAGAGGTCCTCCATATGGGCATCCTATTCTCATGCACCTGTTGTAAAGATCATAACACTGTAGACTGTCCAAAAGAGTCTCAAATTTAAATTCCTTTTGTTCTTTTACCAGAGTTTTTAGTGGTTCTGGCAAAGCCACGTTTAATCTATTTTAAATTACAACCACATTTTGCAAATAGAATAAtatgtattatcttttatttcctAATAATGAACTAGAGTGGGAGCTCTGAGGGACTTGATACTGTCTAACAACAGACAGAACTAACATACAAGTGAGGGGGCATTTAGGAAATAGTTATCACAACATTTGATTGGAGTTTCAATAAACATTTTGTAAGAGATCTACTACAGTACTAGGGAAAAGTTAATCGGCTCTGGGAAGCTTTGAAGTGTGTAGGAAAGTGTGCATTTAAAAGCAGAGGGAccaattcagatttttttttacaaatattttaaataaatactgatgGACGTACATACCATAAGGCACCGAAATGTCTAGGAATAAAGCATTATTAGCTGTAATAAATGGTAGGGGAATCATATAAATTATTAAAACTAGGGGAGACAGAATATTCAATACGGAAACATAAGGAATTTAGAAAGATAAGTAGAAAATCAGGTTAATAAAGACTGAAGACTAAAATTGATTGCAAAAGATTCTAATTCCAAAAACGTTTTTTTCCAAGTACATAAGCAgcgtaataaatataaaaatattggtcCACCTACGTGATAAATGAAAAATATCTGTAGGAGATAAAGAAAAAGCTGATCTTTCAATGGGTTTTCTTAATCTGTATTCACCAAGGAGGAAGAAAACACCAGCATCTAGGTTGTGTAGCAATAGCCTAGGCACGCCATTACAAATGTTACTTAACAGGAGGAGGTGCAGAAACATCCATAAAAGCAGAAAAGGCATCTGACCCAAAAAAATAGGATTCATTTTTAGGACAATATAAATGTCAAACTGGATCTTGGTAGTGAAATATGTCATATATTTGGATTTTGCCAACAGTCTAGTACACAAGATGAGAATATTAGGTCTAGGGGGAAAAGTACATAGGTAGTGATCTGGTTGAAGACAAAGGGTAGCTATAAATTAAACATATTCTGTTCAGGCTGTTCAAGTTATTAGTGGCGCTCCACAGGGATCagtatttttaattattgtattaaTAACCTTGTAGATGGACTAAAATGTAAGGAGTCTATATTTGCTAATGACACTAATCTATGTAGGGTTATTAACACAGAGCAGGATAGTAACTGGCTACATAAAGCTTTAGACAAAATGGCAAATTAAGTTTAATGTAGATAAATGAAAGGCTATGCACCTAGGTCACAATAATATCTAAGCTAATTACACATTAAATGGAATATAACTGGGGAAAGCGACTTGGAATACTAGTTGACAGAAAGCCCAGTAGCAGCACACACACTGCCAGGCAGTgggtaaaataggaaataaaatcctgcagtaaggaaaaggggggcgGATAAATTGTATAAGTCACTACTACAACATAGAAAACAGTTTGGGGCAACACTCAGAATGACTCAAGCGAGTTGAGTAGCAGGCAACATTGATAATAAATGGAATTGAAGAGTTAACTTAAAAAGAGATTAGAAAACCCAGAGTTGTTTACTTTAGAAGGAGTCACCTTGGGGGAGATCTAATTATTAAGTATAAATAATGTGAAGGTCAATAAAAACATCCAATGAATTTTTCATACAAAGGACAAGGGGTCATCAAATTGTGATAGGAAGAAAAATGTCTCTAATGTAAGGGTTgttaagctgtggaattccttaACACGAGGTGGCATGGGCAAGTTCACAAACGTAAATGGATTTGATGCCTTTCTTGCAAGAAGAAATAGTATCTGTAGAGGGATTGATTGACATGGAATCTATCAAATGATCATATTTGGGATCTGGAAGGACATTGTGAGGTTAAACTGGCACCTGTCAAAATAGTGGTTTTGTTTTTCCTTCCcctagatcagggttgtccaaccagcggcccgcgggccgcatgcggcctagcacgcctgtaaatgtggcccagaaggagttttggttgtggcaagggggcagcactgttaatggaagaaaaaaatcctgcaaaaaaaagaaaagaaaatacttaccttgcggtcacgtcagctggtactctggctccctcccttgtctcctcctccgtgcggtgctcgcagtgaatgttgggcgtgatgacatccattgcggagtgcagcacagaggagtcacccgcgcgagaagaacaatcagcagcacagaattggagaaaagaagagaagaggacaggagaacaagccgattaaaaggtaagttaagggggattttttttttattatttcaagggacgctgaccagtgaataaaagtcacctggtcctggagcatcatggaccttatctccctgctacatacttctacttgtaatactaatggggcattatatattattctctttggcccatgataagttgttatcccttaactaacatagtggtgtaattagcaaaacaggtcacaatttggggtcacagtggtgtatgtcaggtaccgcaggcctggtcagggcaccctgatatacaatgcctggcttaaatgcactttattgatattgcatctaaacaatacaaaaagtgattatagtataataactagagaggattttttgaacagggcgattgaaaggtaagtatagggggatttgaaaaaaaagtgatatatatatatatatatatcactttctttctcatatatatatatgttaactatgttttctatggttttttggatgatcagctatcgttattgttagtgtatcttatgtgcggcccaaaccaactcgtcatcttccaatgtggcccagggaagctaaaaggttggacacccctgccctaGATCAACACAATTAGAACATATGCAAGGTTGCTTTGCCCTAAGCAGAGGTATTTCTCTTCCAGACTCTCAGGGTAACCATCTGTAAAGGTCTTGAGTGAAAACATGCCAAAAGGAACCCTGGGAATGGCATTATGAGACCCAATAGAGATGTCCTCCTTGATAGAGACACAAGTGCACCTCTAaagagaatatatttttttaaaatggtctTGACATTTTCCTGTACAAGGTCCCGGAGGATGCTCCCCAAAAATATTCCTTCTGCATAAGGATCTGACTGTTTCTAGTTGATCCTCTGACCTGAGACAGAATATACTTTCACAACTTCAACGTCTATTGTAAACAGGCCTCTGTCTCTGCCCAAATCATGAGGTAATGTAAATATGAGCTTGTCAAAGTTGAATGTACTCCTAACAGGACGATTATTTTTGCCCTGTGACTCAGTAAGGATTCAGGATGATGAGAGCCTATATGGCATAGCGGTAAGCTGGAACGTCTGAATAGAAACCCTGACCCATTCTTGTGGCGGAGTCAGGGTATTGCATATAGCTTGTTGCAGAGCTTCATATATAGCGGAGGAAGATTTAACTGGGGTGTTCAGGAATCTGTTCTATGCTTTCCTGCAAAATTTAAATCTTCAATGTTCTTTCATCAGTGGATTTATCTGTTGGAAATCTTCTCTTGCCTTGAAGTTGAAAACGACTTTGTCTTCCACTCAccccactccagggggtaaatgtatgaatctccggattcttcatctccggcgtgttcagcctcttcagcgcttaaatttaaagcggcgctgcattgtaaagggaaacaatgcagcgccgctttaaatttaagcgctgaagaggctgaacacgccggagatgaagaatccggagattcatacatttaccccctggtgtcattgAGATCTGGAATGGGAAAAAATCCCGTTCTCTACTTATTTTAGGAAAGTTGCACCTTTTATTCATGTCTCTGGAatctttttataaaataaaaatacttttttattcttACCTCTGGAATATTCTTATCATCAGGGGCCTATTCCAGATTGTTACCTAATTTGGGGTCAAACAGGAAATCTCCCTCTTACAGGACCCAAGTCTTTTAGCTGTATTCAAATACAGACAAGTTCTTGACACCACACATACAAAATTTGCTGACACATCACGGACGTTGTCCACAGCCTTATTCAAGACCAGAAGGGAGGCTAAAATTTACTCTCTTGCCTTTATATGGCCTTTTATTTGTTCTAGGCAGACCTTTAAAGATAAGGCTACATAAATTCATCCTATAAAAGGTATGAACAACAAAGTTATCTTCAAATTTCCACCTTATGATGTTACTTTCACTAAGCTTGAAGCATTCGGGTGGGTTTTAATGTTTTGGATTCTTCCAAAATCAAAGAGTTTATGCCGCTTCATTGTACTAGGCTACAACAATCTGCAAGCATAACATAATGGCTTCTTTCAACTTTCTGTCAATCTCTTCCCATATATCCCAGCATTTTAGGAATGCGACTGTACaactttttgttttacttttccaCCGTTTTTAAATATCTCCTTTCTGGCACCTTCAGCAGCCAAGGCCTACGTCTACTTCCAGCTACTTTTCTCAGTTTTGTGCCAGGAggacaaaaatgtaattatttgtagGACAGAAATCAAGATCATTACTTGTTCCCACAATCTCTTGGGAAGGGTCTACCCCGCAAGCCTTCCATTATCGCTGAACTTCAAAATGATCCCCAATACATGGTAAGAGGGACAAAATCTCCTAGTGTCTCTTCTGAGATTGCTTCATTCCCAGAAGGGTAATTCCTGATGCTAAGAAAAAAcccagagaaaaatcccccagcatacTGCTATAACccgcaaaggagctgctatttctatttgtatatagaaatgcagaaatctcagatGCAAGGTATAAACTACCCGACCCgtcaaggtgcttctgctaatagggtggtgctaactctaaacaatgagagtccctatttttttggccatacatatatgtgtttttaaattgagagctaacttaccaagcgGTACCCCAAAAAGCCTCCAATTGGAAATATAGCACCACCAgttcccatcagctactgatgtcaaacatgcctctcaaacaaataaaaacagaagtggaagttgctcaatttataggttctataaattgattaagcaacttcCACATCTGTTTTTTTAAGTCCTGATGCTAACCTCCTCCCCTGGCAAAGCCTGGCCCAGAGCTTGCTGGATAGGTCAGAGGGTTCCTGCGAACCTTCTGGTAGGTACTGAGTATCTACAGCTACAAAAGGCTCCAATATGTCTGCACCTTTTCCAGGGGGACAGGAAACAGGAGGATGTTGAGGAAAGGGTTTTAaacttgcctgtgttccagtccaTAAATTAGGAAGACATTGTTCATTGTGGGTGCTGTCTTGGGCTAGTAAAAATTTTTTGTTACAATCCCCTGCTCCAGATTACCCTGAGCTATGCTTTGCCGAGAAgaccaaatattaaaatattcttaGTGTTtttctaacattgcatttaggcaAAAATTTTCACTAGTGTCAAGCATCGGACCCTTCAGTTTACCTATCGGGGTCCGGCGTGCTTACCTGGCCTCCTCCGCCAGGTCTCCAGGCGGTGATGTGCTGCTTCTTTTCCGAGTCTTATTAGCCTTGGTATTTAGCCATAGGGTGATTAGAATTCACTTCCCCTCATTGCCTTAACTATTTATGGCACCTGGACAGACCAGCGAGTGTCAGATCTTCATGGACTATAACCTGTGTAGTTGCTGAATTGTTTGGCTCCTTGGTAGCCTGTATTCCCTCTACTGTTCCTGGCATCCAGCGTCATTGGCTTctaagctaatcctggtatccatgTCTCGTATACTGTTCCTGGTATCCAGCGTCATTGGCTTCTAAACTAATCCTGATACTGTATATTCGTATCTCTTATACTGTTCCAGGCATCCAGCGTCAATGGCGTCTAAGCCaattctggtatcctgtatccaaaTCTCTTCTACtgttcctggtatccagcatcattGGCTTctaagctaatcctggtatcctgtatcttaACCTCTTCTATTGATCTTGGTATCCAGCTTCTCTTCCCTGGTTGGCGAATCTTTCGCTCCTGTTGACCTCGCTTGGTACCCATCCAGAGAACCACAACCTGTGGGTTgaagcagcaaagcccaaacgtCCTTGCTGAACATCTTCACCtcattagactccatgcctccgtGGTTGGTGGAGTCAAACTACGCAGACAGCGAAGAATCAAATAGTTACGCCTAGTTCTGTGACAACTAGTCATCACTCAGATACTTGCTTTCATTCTCTAGTTTGCACAATAAAGAGTAAAGCTTATTTCAGAGGGGAAATTTAGCAGCTAGAAGCAATGTTGTTAAAGCCCCCCTACTCATAAGGATTTCatccatactagtaggttaattggctgttatcaaaattgaccctagtctctctctctgtctgtgtgtgagggaatttagactgtaagctccaatggggcagggactgatgtgaatgagttctctgtacagagctgcggaatcagtggcgctatataaataaatggtgatgatgatagattgtaagcttgcgagcagggccctcttacctctcagtctgtctgtatttcccagtattgggttattactgtgtttatccccattgtaaagcgctacggaatttgctggcactatataaaggttgatgatga
This genomic interval carries:
- the C4H15orf61 gene encoding uncharacterized protein C15orf61 homolog — its product is MLLVRTAHNVLLRILLFPAGSFGQTRPNASEVLTQHLLRRNLPHWTSFCVKYSTVNNDQFALSNFNWEVNGTNYHVLRTGCFPFIKYHCSRAAPQDLHLHNHFFTTLKAINLGIPTLMYGLGSWLFARVTETVPTSCGPVTVYFLIKEDEGAMF